In one window of Juglans regia cultivar Chandler chromosome 3, Walnut 2.0, whole genome shotgun sequence DNA:
- the LOC109000408 gene encoding myb-related protein 2-like — protein sequence MYHHHQHQGKNIHSSSRMSTPPERHLFLQGANSPGDSGLVLSTDAKPRLKWTPDLHERFIEAVNQLGGADKATPKTVMKLMGIPGLTLYHLKSHLQKYRLSKNLHGQANSGANKTGMAGLGCDRVSEANGTTSNNLSIGPHTNKNLHISEALQMQIEVQRRLHEQLEVQRHLQLRIEAQGKYLQAVLEKAQETLGRQNIGTVGLEAAKMQLSELVSKVSNQCLNSAFSELKELQGLCPEQALATQPTDCSMDSCLTSCEGSQKDQEIHNRGMGMRPYSVNAFLEQKEMSEGHVVQKTELKWSEDLKESMLHSSMVKDTQRRMFPIDRSSNDLSMRIGLQGEKGNGSNSCSGGRFKGRDLEDNFLDRINKKAESSKPENEKNSQGYRVPYFVAKLDLNAHDENDAAAAAGSCKQFDLNGFS from the exons ATGTACCATCATCACCAACATCAAGGAAAGAACATCCACTCTTCTTCAAGAATGTCCACTCCTCCAGAGAGACATTTATTCCTGCAAGGTGCGAACAGTCCTGGAGATTCTGGACTTGTCCTCTCAACTGATGCTAAGCCAAGACTTAAATGGACCCCAGATCTACACGAGCGTTTCATAGAAGCAGTAAATCAGCTAGGAGGAGCAGACA AGGCTACTCCAAAAACAGTGATGAAACTCATGGGGATTCCAGGACTCACCTTATACCACCTCAAAAGTCATCTTCAG AAGTACAGGCTCAGTAAAAATTTGCATGGACAGGCTAATAGTGGGGCCAACAAAACAG GTATGGCTGGACTGGGGTGTGACAGAGTATCTGAAGCAAACGGAACAACTTCGAACAATTTAAGTATTGGACCCCATACAAACAA AAACTTACATATAAGTGAAGCACTACAGATGCAAATTGAAGTGCAGAGAAGATTACACGAGCAGCTTGAG GTGCAGCGACACTTGCAGCTCCGGATAGAGGCTCAAGGAAAATACCTGCAGGCAGTGTTGGAAAAAGCCCAGGAGACACTCGGAAGACAGAACATAGGTACCGTGGGACTTGAAGCTGCCAAAATGCAACTATCTGAACTGGTGTCCAAAGTATCCAATCAATGTCTAAATTCTGCATTTTCAGAGCTGAAAGAGCTGCAGGGGTTGTGCCCCGAGCAAGCCCTAGCAACCCAGCCCACTGATTGTTCAATGGATAGCTGTCTAACTTCCTGTGAAGGGTCTCAAAAGGATCAAGAAATACACAACAGGGGGATGGGGATGAGACCTTATTCTGTAAATGCATTCTTGGAGCAAAAAGAGATGTCTGAGGGCCACGTGGTACAAAAAACAGAACTCAAGTGGTCTGAAGACCTGAAAGAGAGCATGCTTCATTCCTCGATGGTTAAAGATACACAAAGAAGAATGTTCCCTATTGATAGAAGCTCCAACGATTTATCCATGAGAATAGGACTTCAAGGAGAAAAGGGGAATGGCAGCAACAGCTGTTCTGGAGGAAGATTTAAAGGAAGGGACTTGGAAGACAATTTTCTAGACCGAATCAACAAGAAGGCAGAATCAAGTAAAccagaaaatgagaaaaattccCAAGGATACAGAGTGCCTTACTTTGTAGCCAAACTGGACCTAAATGCCCATGATGAGAatgatgctgctgctgctgctggaaGTTGCAAGCAATTCGACTTGAATGGTTTCAGCTAG